One window of the Peptacetobacter hiranonis genome contains the following:
- a CDS encoding YigZ family protein — MNSYRTIYEYGCDEFTEERSRFIGYAKPINSEEEAVEFVDEIKKKHKDATHNVWAYTVGPTMNIQRYSDDGEPQGTAGIPALEVIKKEDLRDVVVVITRYFGGIKLGAGGLVRAYTRGAKIGLEAGKIIDRIWYQEVKIKVDYNQIGRVQNEIMNLGYFVKNTIYLEDVEFIIYSKPEDTQKLTDRITDITNGTANISFGEEFYLSENNGEIILD; from the coding sequence ATGAATTCGTATAGAACTATCTACGAATATGGATGTGATGAATTCACAGAAGAGAGATCGAGATTTATAGGATATGCAAAACCTATAAATAGTGAGGAAGAAGCTGTTGAATTTGTCGACGAAATAAAGAAAAAGCATAAAGATGCAACTCATAATGTATGGGCTTATACAGTAGGACCTACTATGAATATTCAGAGATACAGCGATGATGGAGAACCACAGGGAACAGCTGGAATACCAGCACTTGAGGTTATTAAAAAAGAAGATTTAAGAGATGTTGTAGTTGTAATAACTAGATATTTTGGTGGCATAAAGCTTGGTGCAGGAGGACTTGTAAGAGCATATACAAGAGGCGCAAAAATTGGTTTAGAAGCAGGAAAAATAATAGATAGAATATGGTATCAGGAAGTTAAAATAAAAGTAGACTACAATCAGATAGGTAGAGTTCAGAATGAAATAATGAACTTAGGATATTTTGTAAAAAATACTATATATCTTGAAGATGTAGAATTTATAATATATTCTAAACCTGAAGATACACAAAAGCTTACAGATAGAATAACTGATATAACAAATGGTACAGCAAATATTTCATTTGGTGAGGAATTCTATTTAAGTGAAAATAATGGAGAAATAATACTTGATTAA
- a CDS encoding PPC domain-containing DNA-binding protein: MEYIKSGNTIAVRIDYDEEVMEKLTELCKKENITSAAVSGIGATKLAELGLYNIETKEYKVTSYTGLYEVGSFMGNITQKDGEPYLHMHITIGDPEKNEVHSGHLNKAVIGATSEIFVTVFDKKIGRQLDEKTGINIFEFEK, encoded by the coding sequence ATGGAATATATAAAATCAGGAAACACAATAGCAGTTCGCATAGACTATGATGAAGAGGTAATGGAAAAGTTAACAGAACTTTGTAAAAAAGAAAATATTACTTCAGCAGCAGTTTCTGGAATAGGTGCTACAAAATTAGCAGAATTAGGATTATATAATATAGAAACAAAGGAGTATAAAGTAACTTCTTATACTGGACTTTATGAAGTTGGTTCATTTATGGGTAATATAACTCAGAAAGATGGAGAACCATATTTACATATGCATATAACTATAGGTGATCCAGAAAAAAATGAGGTGCATAGTGGCCACTTAAATAAAGCAGTTATAGGTGCTACAAGTGAAATATTTGTAACTGTATTTGATAAAAAAATAGGTCGTCAGCTTGATGAAAAAACAGGAATAAATATTTTTGAATTTGAAAAATAA
- a CDS encoding NUDIX domain-containing protein yields the protein MIVRRCAGGVVFHANQVLLVKNDRGEWTLPKGKISGMYMAQESAIARVKDETGIDAKLLDIAGDTIYEFFSRSRQQRVCNAINWFIMDAPNTECKISSEFLEGGFYKVKDALEMLNHNKEKSLVEISYKKYKEVKKIAD from the coding sequence ATGATAGTAAGACGTTGTGCAGGTGGTGTGGTATTCCACGCAAATCAGGTGTTATTAGTGAAAAATGACAGAGGTGAATGGACTCTTCCAAAAGGAAAAATATCTGGAATGTACATGGCTCAGGAAAGCGCTATAGCAAGAGTAAAAGATGAAACTGGTATAGATGCTAAATTACTAGATATAGCTGGAGATACTATATATGAGTTCTTCTCAAGAAGTAGACAGCAGAGAGTTTGTAATGCCATAAACTGGTTTATAATGGACGCTCCTAACACAGAATGCAAAATAAGTTCTGAATTTTTAGAAGGCGGATTCTACAAAGTTAAAGATGCTCTTGAAATGTTAAATCATAACAAAGAAAAATCTTTAGTTGAAATCTCATACAAAAAATATAAAGAAGTAAAGAAAATAGCAGACTAA